The following proteins come from a genomic window of Dioscorea cayenensis subsp. rotundata cultivar TDr96_F1 unplaced genomic scaffold, TDr96_F1_v2_PseudoChromosome.rev07_lg8_w22 25.fasta BLBR01001049.1, whole genome shotgun sequence:
- the LOC120255532 gene encoding protein COFACTOR ASSEMBLY OF COMPLEX C SUBUNIT B CCB2, chloroplastic isoform X2, with protein MWSVGASPGYSWPLLQFRGRRRRSITDPRPPSKLLTPRRLLIGRERRFRSPTAITNEDSDQEPQQQLNLSVLRFTLGIPGLDESYLPRWIGIACGSLIILNHLSSPSSPTPAQLRTEALGVFLAAFSATLPYLGKFLKGENSVERAPLPEGNKQIFVLSENLTDFLKEDLAWTSYVLLRNTNTMSLIVVEDALCVRGYWDVPEDFSKAYILDQLKGQIEQIGFLDLKETVYFPQSPDLQLQNMLPKGTLSLLVQPVLGAVDPISDGSSTNKGIILVASNASYAYSNRDRAWIRAVASKFQGDTSGCAEKRI; from the exons ATGTGGAGCGTTGGCGCTTCACCGGGCTACTCATGGCCACTGCTCCAGTTCAGAGGTCGGAGGCGGCGCTCCATCACCGATCCCCGGCCACCATCGAAGCTCCTCACCCCTCGTCGCCTCCTCATTGGAAGAGAACGCCGATTCCGAAGCCCCACAGCCATCACCAATGAGGATTCCGACCAGGAACCACAGCAGCAGCTCAATCTCTCCGTTCTTCGCTTCACTCTCG GGATTCCGGGTCTGGATGAGTCCTACCTGCCCAGATGGATCGGCATCGCCTGCGGTTCGCTCATTATCCTCAACCATTTGTCCTCCCCTTCGTCCCCTACCCCTGCCCAGCTC AGAACGGAGGCCTTGGGCGTCTTCTTGGCAGCCTTCTCTGCTACTCTTCCTTATCTTGGAAAGTTTCTTAAG GGTGAAAATTCAGTTGAACGTGCACCCCTCCCTGAAGGAAACAAGCAAATATTTGTATTGTCCGAAAATCTCACTGATTTTCTCAAAGAGGATTTGGCTTGGACATCATATGTTCTTTTGAGGAATACAAACACCATGTCA CTTATCGTGGTAGAAGATGCATTATGTGTACGTGGCTACTGGGATGTACCTGAAGATTTTTCAAAAGCTTATATACTTGATCAGCTCAAGGGACAGATTGAACAAATTGGATTCTTGGACCTGAAAGAAACAGTATACTTCCCCCAAAGTCCAG ATCTACAGCTTCAGAATATGCTACCCAAAGGAACTCTTTCACTTTTAGTACAGCCAGTGCTTGGAGCCGTCGATCCCATTAGTGATGGCAGTTCAACGAATAAAGGGATTATTTTGGTGGCGTCTAATGCGAGCTATGCATATAGCAATAGAGATAGGGCTTGGATAAGAGCAGTTGCTAGCAAATTTCAAG GTGATACATCGGGATGTGCAGAAAAGAGAATTTAA
- the LOC120255532 gene encoding protein COFACTOR ASSEMBLY OF COMPLEX C SUBUNIT B CCB2, chloroplastic isoform X1, whose amino-acid sequence MWSVGASPGYSWPLLQFRGRRRRSITDPRPPSKLLTPRRLLIGRERRFRSPTAITNEDSDQEPQQQLNLSVLRFTLGIPGLDESYLPRWIGIACGSLIILNHLSSPSSPTPAQLRTEALGVFLAAFSATLPYLGKFLKGENSVERAPLPEGNKQIFVLSENLTDFLKEDLAWTSYVLLRNTNTMSVLIVVEDALCVRGYWDVPEDFSKAYILDQLKGQIEQIGFLDLKETVYFPQSPDLQLQNMLPKGTLSLLVQPVLGAVDPISDGSSTNKGIILVASNASYAYSNRDRAWIRAVASKFQGDTSGCAEKRI is encoded by the exons ATGTGGAGCGTTGGCGCTTCACCGGGCTACTCATGGCCACTGCTCCAGTTCAGAGGTCGGAGGCGGCGCTCCATCACCGATCCCCGGCCACCATCGAAGCTCCTCACCCCTCGTCGCCTCCTCATTGGAAGAGAACGCCGATTCCGAAGCCCCACAGCCATCACCAATGAGGATTCCGACCAGGAACCACAGCAGCAGCTCAATCTCTCCGTTCTTCGCTTCACTCTCG GGATTCCGGGTCTGGATGAGTCCTACCTGCCCAGATGGATCGGCATCGCCTGCGGTTCGCTCATTATCCTCAACCATTTGTCCTCCCCTTCGTCCCCTACCCCTGCCCAGCTC AGAACGGAGGCCTTGGGCGTCTTCTTGGCAGCCTTCTCTGCTACTCTTCCTTATCTTGGAAAGTTTCTTAAG GGTGAAAATTCAGTTGAACGTGCACCCCTCCCTGAAGGAAACAAGCAAATATTTGTATTGTCCGAAAATCTCACTGATTTTCTCAAAGAGGATTTGGCTTGGACATCATATGTTCTTTTGAGGAATACAAACACCATGTCAGTG CTTATCGTGGTAGAAGATGCATTATGTGTACGTGGCTACTGGGATGTACCTGAAGATTTTTCAAAAGCTTATATACTTGATCAGCTCAAGGGACAGATTGAACAAATTGGATTCTTGGACCTGAAAGAAACAGTATACTTCCCCCAAAGTCCAG ATCTACAGCTTCAGAATATGCTACCCAAAGGAACTCTTTCACTTTTAGTACAGCCAGTGCTTGGAGCCGTCGATCCCATTAGTGATGGCAGTTCAACGAATAAAGGGATTATTTTGGTGGCGTCTAATGCGAGCTATGCATATAGCAATAGAGATAGGGCTTGGATAAGAGCAGTTGCTAGCAAATTTCAAG GTGATACATCGGGATGTGCAGAAAAGAGAATTTAA
- the LOC120255532 gene encoding protein COFACTOR ASSEMBLY OF COMPLEX C SUBUNIT B CCB2, chloroplastic isoform X3: MWSVGASPGYSWPLLQFRGRRRRSITDPRPPSKLLTPRRLLIGRERRFRSPTAITNEDSDQEPQQQLNLSVLRFTLGIPGLDESYLPRWIGIACGSLIILNHLSSPSSPTPAQLRTEALGVFLAAFSATLPYLGKFLKGENSVERAPLPEGNKQIFVLSENLTDFLKEDLAWTSYVLLRNTNTMSVLIVVEDALCVRGYWDVPEDFSKAYILDQLKGQIEQIGFLDLKETVYFPQSPDLQLQNMLPKGTLSLLVQPVLGAVDPISDGSSTNKGIILVASNASYAYSNRDRAWIRAVASKFQGIRVHV, from the exons ATGTGGAGCGTTGGCGCTTCACCGGGCTACTCATGGCCACTGCTCCAGTTCAGAGGTCGGAGGCGGCGCTCCATCACCGATCCCCGGCCACCATCGAAGCTCCTCACCCCTCGTCGCCTCCTCATTGGAAGAGAACGCCGATTCCGAAGCCCCACAGCCATCACCAATGAGGATTCCGACCAGGAACCACAGCAGCAGCTCAATCTCTCCGTTCTTCGCTTCACTCTCG GGATTCCGGGTCTGGATGAGTCCTACCTGCCCAGATGGATCGGCATCGCCTGCGGTTCGCTCATTATCCTCAACCATTTGTCCTCCCCTTCGTCCCCTACCCCTGCCCAGCTC AGAACGGAGGCCTTGGGCGTCTTCTTGGCAGCCTTCTCTGCTACTCTTCCTTATCTTGGAAAGTTTCTTAAG GGTGAAAATTCAGTTGAACGTGCACCCCTCCCTGAAGGAAACAAGCAAATATTTGTATTGTCCGAAAATCTCACTGATTTTCTCAAAGAGGATTTGGCTTGGACATCATATGTTCTTTTGAGGAATACAAACACCATGTCAGTG CTTATCGTGGTAGAAGATGCATTATGTGTACGTGGCTACTGGGATGTACCTGAAGATTTTTCAAAAGCTTATATACTTGATCAGCTCAAGGGACAGATTGAACAAATTGGATTCTTGGACCTGAAAGAAACAGTATACTTCCCCCAAAGTCCAG ATCTACAGCTTCAGAATATGCTACCCAAAGGAACTCTTTCACTTTTAGTACAGCCAGTGCTTGGAGCCGTCGATCCCATTAGTGATGGCAGTTCAACGAATAAAGGGATTATTTTGGTGGCGTCTAATGCGAGCTATGCATATAGCAATAGAGATAGGGCTTGGATAAGAGCAGTTGCTAGCAAATTTCAAGGTATCAGAGTTCATGTGTGA
- the LOC120255531 gene encoding LOW QUALITY PROTEIN: uncharacterized protein LOC120255531 (The sequence of the model RefSeq protein was modified relative to this genomic sequence to represent the inferred CDS: deleted 2 bases in 2 codons) — translation MVDTTGSSATLLAHAQHLVPIALEKARSTTGFAARWSKIISKLERVPSCLSDLSTHPCFSKNALCREQLQSICKTLSDTIELAGCCSISAQPIPVGKLQMQSDLDALSGKLDLNLRDCALLVKTGVLGDATLPSAIARSGELEPARWNAQELLARLQLGHAEAKHQALDGLLDAMRDDEKNVLAVLGRSNVSSIVQLLAATSPKIKEKAVTIVSLLVESGSCEHLLVIEGVVPALIRITESGSLVGREKAVISLQRLSLCVDTARMIASHGGIHPLIEICAAGDSISQSAAACALKNLSAVPELRQALADEGVIRAMISMLDCGIVLGSKEHAAECLQNLTASNDNLRRSVVSDGGVKSLLSYLDGPSPPESAISALRNLIGSVSTDTLVSLGLLPHLIIVLKDGSISAQQTAASVVCKLANSVEMKRLLGEFGSVPLLVKMLETKSNTAREAAVQALATLITCQCNSRELKKDEKSVPNLVQLLDPSPLNSAKKYAVTCLLCLSSSKRCRKLMISYGVIGYLKKLSEMDVPGSKKLIGRLERGKLRSLFSRK, via the exons ATGGTAGACACTACCGGATCATCAGCCACCTTGCTAGCTCATGCGCAGCACTTAGTCCCCATTGCTCTCGAG AAAGCCCGAAGCACCACAGGCTTTGCCGCACGCTGGAGTAAAATCATTTCAAAGCTGGAGCGTGTGCCGTCGTGCCTTTCCgacctctccactcacccttGCTTCTCCAAGAACGCTCTTTGCAGAGAACAACTCCAGTCCATATGCAAGACTCTCTCAGACACCATCGAATTGGCTGGCTGTTGCTCGATCTCTGCGCAGCCAATTCCAGTAGGCAAACTCCAGATGCAGAGTGATCTTGATGCGCTGTCTGGCAAGCTAGACCTCAACCTCCGTGACTGTGCACTGCTCGTCAAAACTGGTGTGCTTGGTGATGCTACATTACCATCAGCCATTGCCCGCTCAGGGGAGCTTGAGCCAGCGCGGTGGAATGCCCAGGAACTGCTCGCTCGTCTGCAGCTTGGCCACGCTGAGGCAAAGCACCAGGCTCTTGATGGCCTTTTGGATGCAATGCGAGATGATGAGAAGAACGTGCTGGCAGTGCTTGGCCGGAGCAATGTGTCCTCTATTGTTCAGCTACTTGCTGCTACTAGTCCAAAGATCAAAGAAAAGGCCGTTACAATTGTTTCATTGCTCGTGGAGTCTGGTAGCTGTGAGCATTTGCTTGTCATTGAAGGCGTAGTCCCGGCATTGATAAGAATCACAGAGTCAGGAAGCTTGGTGGGAAGAGAGAAAGCAGTGATCTCATTGCAGAGGCTGTCTTTGTGTGTTGACACTGCACGCATGATTGCCAGTCATGGTGGGATTCATCCTCTGATTGAAATCTGTGCGGCAGGAGATTCCATATCTCAATCAGCAGCAGCTTGTGCATTGAAGAATCTCTCTGCTGTGCCAGAGTTGAGGCAGGCTCTAGCAGATGAAGGTGTTATCAGAGCTATGATCAGCATGCTCGATTGCGGGATAGTTTTGGGATCCAAGGAGCACGCGGCGGAGTGTTTGCAGAACCTCACTGCCAGCAATGACAACCTGAGAAGGTCAGTGGTCTCAGACGGAGGTGTCAAGAGCCTCCTGTCTTACCTTGATGGTCCCTCGCCACCTGAATCTGCAATCAGTGCTTTGAGAAATCTCATCGGCTCAGTGTCCACAGACACACTTGTTTCACTCGGTCTCCTTCCTCATCTAATCATAGTGCTCAAAGATGGATCAATTTCCGCACAGCAGACAGCAGCATCTGTAGTT TGTAAATTAGCCAACTCTGTGGAGATGAAGAGGTTATTAGGAGAGTTTGGTTCTGTGCCATTACTTGTCAAGATGCTCGAAACCAAGAGCAACACTGCAAGAGAGGCTGCCGTGCAAGCCCTCGCAACCTTGATCACCTGCCAATGCAACAGTAGAGAACTCAAGAAGGATGAGAAGAGTGTCCCAAATCTGGTTCAATTGCTCGATCCTAGTCCTCTGAATAGTGCGAAGAAGTATGCAGTTACTTGCTTATTATGTTTGTCTTCGAGCAAGAGATGCCGGAAGTTGATGATATCCTACGGAGTCATCGGTTACCTCAAGAAGCTCTCCGAGATGGATGTGCCAGGCTCGAAGAAGTTGATCGGGAGATTAGAACGGGGGAAACTGCGGAGCTTGTTCAGCAGGAAATAG
- the LOC120255527 gene encoding LOW QUALITY PROTEIN: protein DETOXIFICATION 49-like (The sequence of the model RefSeq protein was modified relative to this genomic sequence to represent the inferred CDS: inserted 1 base in 1 codon), with the protein MCRSSSSTPPLPSSPKECKHHNIHTPFIQKALPKQQQQQQQQQQQSEFHTLSPQPHDDQILQPSIQEASFILSLALPMILTGLLFYSRSMISMLFLGRLGSLPLAGGALAIGFANITGYSVLSGLAMGMEPICGQAFGAKKINILGLALQRSILLLIIISIPISXLWLNMRRILLLCGQDQLISAAAQSYILFSIPDLICQSFIHPLRIYLRSQSINMPLTYCAAAAILLHLPITYLLVIILNLGIKGVALAGVCTNFNLVLFLLSYIYFSGLHESTGVLDLSLECFKEWKPLLSLAIPSCVSVCLEWWWYELMIMLCGLLLDPKSTVASMGILIQTTSLIYIFPSSLSFGVSTRVSNELGANQPNKAKRAATVGLSCSVFLGLIAFAFAFSVRNVWSWMFTNDEGIAMVTASVLPVLGLCELGNCPQTTGCGVLRGSARPKAGANINLGAFYMVGMPVAVGLAFWGGLDFKGLWLGLLAAQAMCVVLMLWVVLRTDWVFQAERAQKLTGVDDDVVIVVADEDDEEKVLQSIAVDDHVDDDDEKPLIC; encoded by the exons ATGTGTAGATCTTCAAGCTCAACTCCCCCTCTTCCTTCATCTCCCAAAGAATGCAAACATCACAACATCCACACACCCTTCATAcaaaaagccttgccaaaacaacaacaacaacaacaacaacaacaacaacaatcagaGTTTCATACGTTGAGTCCACAACCTCATGATGATCAAATTCTACAACCATCAATTCAAGAAGCAAGTTTTATACTAAGTCTTGCTCTCCCAATGATCCTCACAGGCCTTCTCTTCTATTCACGTTCCATGATCTCCATGTTATTCCTTGGCCGTCTTGGTTCTTTACCACTTGCCGGAGGAGCTCTTGCTATCGGCTTCGCTAACATCACCGGCTACTCGGTCCTCTCCGGTCTCGCCATGGGCATGGAACCTATCTGTGGCCAAGCTTTCGGTgccaaaaaaatcaatatcctTGGCCTTGCTCTTCAAAGAAGTattcttcttctcatcatcatctCCATTCCTATCT TTTTATGGCTCAACATGCGCCGTATCCTTCTTCTTTGTGGTCAAGACCAGCTCATCTCAGCAGCAGCTCAATCCTACATTCTCTTCTCAATCCCAGACTTGATATGCCAATCATTCATTCATCCACTTCGCATTTATCTCCGATCACAATCAATCAACATGCCACTCACTTACTGTGCTGCCGCTGCAATTCTCCTCCATTTACCCATCACCTATCTTCTAGTCATAATCCTCAACCTCGGCATCAAAGGCGTCGCCTTAGCCGGAGTATGTACTAATTTCAATCTAGTCCTTTTCCTCCTCTCATACATCTACTTCTCCGGCCTTCACGAAAGCACCGGCGTGTTAGACCTCAGTCTAGAATGCTTCAAAGAGTGGAAACCATTGCTTAGTTTGGCCATTCCAAGCTGTGTCTCAGTATGTTTGGAGTGGTGGTGGTATGAGCTCATGATCATGCTTTGTGGTCTTCTCCTTGATCCAAAGTCCACCGTGGCATCAATGGGAATTCTTATTCAAACAACCTCACTAATCTATATATTCCCATCATCATTGAGTTTTGGGGTGTCCACTAGGGTTAGTAATGAGTTAGGTGCAAACCAACCAAACAAGGCCAAAAGAGCAGCAACAGTGGGCTTGTCTTGCAGTGTGTTTCTTGGTCTTATTGCCTTTGCATTTGCTTTCTCAGTGAGGAACGTATGGTCATGGATGTTCACCAATGACGAAGGGATTGCAATGGTGACAGCGTCGGTGTTGCCGGTGTTGGGCTTGTGTGAGCTAGGCAACTGTCCGCAGACTACCGGGTGTGGTGTTCTTAGAGGCAGTGCTCGGCCCAAGGCCGGAGCTAACATTAACTTGGGAGCTTTTTATATGGTAGGGATGCCGGTGGCTGTGGGATTGGCCTTTTGGGGTGGGTTGGATTTCAAAGGGTTGTGGTTGGGGTTGCTGGCAGCGCAAGCGATGTGCGTTGTGCTCATGCTCTGGGTTGTCCTGCGCACGGACTGGGTTTTCCAAGCTGAGCGGGCTCAGAAGCTCACCGGTGTGGACGatgatgttgttattgttgttgccgatgaagatgatgaagagaagGTTCTACAAAGCATTGCAGTTGATGATCAtgtggatgatgatgacgaGAAGCCTTTAATTTGttag
- the LOC120255533 gene encoding arogenate dehydratase/prephenate dehydratase 6, chloroplastic-like, which yields MAAAPSLNLQSNLHSLKRTFSNGRLRKPRSSSSIVALHQNGSLRSHGTPGLRVAFQGSTGAYSEFAAKTACPECATVPCRSFADAIAAVERDRADRAIVPVESTMEGTALRNYDLLLRHDLRIVQEINLFVHYCLLAMPGVSTAELRRVISHPMALAHCGRALERLGLDREAVEDTAGAVKMLLSEQMLDTAAIASPRAAAIYGLDVLAGGLQDESWNVTRFLLLSKLPEPLPPSSSGKMKTSMVVAHRGGSMTVLLKILSAFSSRDISLTKLEVNNPTMEGKGPVIILDVRSPAMLKTFPHVLYVDFEGSIEDEKVKEAIDEISSFSVFVRVLGCYAADPHVYDLY from the coding sequence ATGGCCGCAGCTCCATCTCTCAATCTCCAATCCAATCTCCATTCTCTCAAGAGGACCTTCTCCAATGGCCGCCTTCGCAAGCCTCGCTCCTCCTCTTCCATCGTAGCCCTCCACCAGAATGGTTCCCTTCGCTCTCACGGCACTCCCGGCCTCCGCGTCGCCTTCCAAGGCTCCACCGGCGCATACAGTGAGTTCGCCGCTAAGACTGCCTGTCCTGAGTGCGCCACCGTCCCTTGCCGCTCCTTCGCCGATGCGATCGCCGCCGTCGAGCGCGATCGTGCCGATCGCGCCATCGTCCCTGTGGAGAGCACCATGGAGGGCACTGCCCTCCGGAACTACGACCTCCTTCTCCGCCATGACCTTCGGATTGTTCAGGAAATCAACCTCTTCGTCCACTACTGCCTCCTCGCTATGCCCGGCGTCAGCACTGCGGAGCTCCGCCGGGTTATCAGTCATCCTATGGCTCTCGCTCACTGCGGTCGAGCTCTCGAGCGCCTTGGCCTTGATCGCGAGGCTGTAGAAGACACCGCCGGCGCTGTCAAAATGCTCCTATCCGAGCAGATGCTCGACACCGCTGCCATCGCTAGTCCTCGCGCCGCTGCCATCTACGGCCTCGATGTCCTCGCTGGTGGCCTCCAGGACGAGTCCTGGAACGTCACTCGGTTCCTCCTCCTCTCCAAGCTGCCGGAACCACTCCCTCCCTCCTCCTCCGGCAAGATGAAAACCAGCATGGTCGTCGCCCACCGTGGCGGATCCATGACGGTTCTTCTCAAAATCCTCTCCGCCTTCTCCTCCCGAGACATCAGTCTGACCAAACTCGAGGTGAACAATCCGACGATGGAGGGGAAAGGGCCGGTAATCATACTGGATGTGCGCTCACCGGCGATGCTGAAGACTTTCCCCCATGTCCTCTATGTGGACTTCGAGGGCTCGATCGAAGATGAGAAGGTGAAAGAGGCCATTGATGAGATCTCAAGCTTCTCAGTGTTCGTTCGGGTCTTGGGTTGCTACGCCGCCGATCCACACGTCTACGATCTCTATTAG